The Streptomyces rubrogriseus genomic sequence GAGCGGTAGGCGGCCGGGGGCCGGTCGGCGGGCCGCCAGCCGCGGCCGGCGTCGGAGGTCCGGGCGGCGGCCCGCGGGGAGGCCTGCCCGGGGCGGTAGTCGCCGCCCACGGCGAGACCGTGGGCGCGGTCGCGGAAGGCGAGGGCGAAGACGCCGCGGGCCGGGTCGCCGGCCGGGATCGGGGCGTCGGTGGCCGTCCAGGTGCGCCCGCGGTCGGCGGAGTGCAGCACGCGCGCGCGTGCGGCCCCGCCGGTGGCCAGCCACACGTCGCTCGGCCCGGCGGAGACCAGGCACTGGCCGCTGGCCGCGAACCCGGCCTCGCCCTGCTGCGCGGCCGGCATTCCCGCGTCGGGCAGCACCTTCCAGGAGCGGCCGCCGTCGCCGGTCGACAGGATGCGGAACCTCCCGTCCACCGGGTCGCTCATGGCGAGGCCGTGACGGCGGTCGAAGAAGGTCAGGCAGTCGTAGAAGGCCCGGGCGTCGGTGTTGCGGAAGGACTCGGTCCAGGTCGCCCCGCCGTCGTCGGTGCGGTAGATCCGGGACGCCTCGCCCTCGCCGATGGCCAGGACCACGGCCCGGCGGGCGTCGAAGGCCTCGATGTCCCGGAACTCCAGCTCACCGGCGCCCGGCGGGGAGACGTCGCGCCAGGTGTCGCCGCCGTCGGTGGTGCGCAGGACCGTGCCCCCGGTGCCGGCCACCCAGGCGGTGTGCCGGCTGACGGCGGCGAGCCCCCGGAACCGGACGTCGACGACCCCGGTGTCCTTCACGTCCCACTGCGGCCGCGGGTGCGCCTGCGCGGGTACGGCGGTCAGCGCGGCCAGCGCCGCCGCGCAGACCGCCCCGGCGAGCGCCACCCGTCCCGTACGTCTGCCGCCGGCTCGAACGGGCCGTCCCGTGCGTCGCGTGCTTCCCAAGCGCCTCATGGCGGGCGAAGCTAGCCCACGGCCCGCGCCCCGTCCAGAGGGCCGCGACCGCTCGGACGCTCGGTGCGGGCGTGCCGCAAGTGCCCTGCGGGACACGGGAGGAGAGGCGTGTCACTCCTGGGACCCGCGGGGCATGAACGCGGTGACAGAGGTCACTCGCTCGTCGTGTGCACGGATGGGCTGATTCCGACGTCTCTTCCAGTGCCCGGCCCGTACCACCCGCGAAGCCCGTCCAGCCGTCACGAGGGAGCAAGGCGTTGTCCACCGTCATCGATCAGCCCGTCGAGGCGCGCCTCGTCGCCGCCGCGCCGCGCATGCCGAACATTCCCGCCACCCTGCACTACGACCGCGCCGACCCGTTCGCCGTCCGCATGACCTTCCCGGCCCCGGCCACCCTGGAGGGCGTGGAGGTCTGCTGGACCTTCTCCCGCGAGCTGCTCATCGCCGGGATGCAGGAGCCGAACGGCCACGGCGACGTCCGGGTGCGCCCGTACGCGTACGACCGCACCGTCCTGGAGTTCCACGCGCCCGAGGGCACCGCGGTGATCCATGTCCGCTCGGGCGAGCTGCGCCGGTTCCTCCAGGCCGCCGGCGAGCTGGTGCCGGTGGGTCTCGAGCACCTCCAGCTGGATCTGGACCACGAGCTGGCGGAGCTGATGCGCGGGAGCTGCTGACCCCTTCCCGGCTCCCGCGGCGCCGGACGGCGCTCAGCCGCGGGCGGACACCGGTGCCCGGGCCGTCTCGTCGCTCACCGCGTCCCACACCTCTCCCACGATCTTCCGCAGGCCGGGGCCCGCGCCCGCGCACCGCCGGGTCAGCTCCGCGATCCGGTCCCGCCCGCGGTTCCCGCCCGCCGGGCCGCCGGTCGCGCCCAGTCCGGCGGCGGCCGCCAGCGCGGCCAGGGCCGCGTCCCGCTCGGAGACCTCACCGGCCGGCAACGGCCCTTCCAGCAGGTGCCGCGCCTCCTCCCGCAGCGCCCGCGCCGCGGCGGCCCGCGCGAGCACGTACTCCACGGACGGGAACACGCCGAGCACGCGCTTCTTCTCCGCCCGTAGGTATCCCTCGGCCACCAGTTGCTCCCGCACGGCGTCGAAGGTGACCCGGGCGTGCAGCCGCACCCAGGTGCGCCACCGGTGCGGCAGCGACTCGCGGACGAGTTCCAGCAGCCCGTCGAGGACGGCGTCGCCGGTGCGGGAGTCCAGGTCGGCGGGGGTGGCGATGCCCTCGTCGTCGGTGAGCAGCCCGCGCTGGGCCAGTTCGGTGAGCGCGCCGGCGCGCACCAGGTGGTGGACACGGGCGGTCTCGGCCGCCGAGGACCGCTCGGGGTCCCAGGCCAGCAGGCAGAGCCGGGCCGGCAGTGAGAGCGAGCCGTTGGGCACGGGGCCTCCTCGGGGTCCGCGTAAATGCGTTGACAGGCCAACCGGGTCTTCTTTAGTTTCGGTACCGCTTCTGTTGCCGCCGATTGGAGAAGGACGTTGCTCGTCTGAGGTCCTGAGACACCGCGTCACACGTATCTCACGTGTGTCCGCCGCGTGCGACCTCGGCGTTCGAGCCGTCCCGGCCTCCTGACGGAGCAGGGCTTCTTTCGTGCCCTCCCCTCGTCCGACGGCGGCCGCCCGCTTCCGGTGTCTCGATACGCGTTTGCCCCTGACCGCTTCGAGCAACCGCGGAGACCCGTATGTCTACTTCCCCCACTTCTCTCACCTGTACGTCCCTGTCCTTCGCCTGGCCCGACGGCACGGCCGTCTTCGACGGACTCGACGTCGCCTTCGGCCCCGGCAGGACCGGCCTCGTCGGCCTCAACGGCGCCGGGAAGTCCACCCTGTTGAAGCTGATCGCCGGGCGGCTCACCCCGGCCGACGGCACCGTCCGGGTGGCCGGCGAGGTGGGCTACCTGCCGCAGAACGTCGCGCTCGACACCGCGCTGCGGGTCGACGAGGCGCTCGGCATCGACGGCCGGCGGGCCGCGCTGCACGCCATCGAGGCGGGTGACGCGAGCGAGGCGCACTTCGAGACCGTCGGCGACGACTGGGACGTCGAGGAACGCGCGCTGGCCACGCTCGGCGAGCTGGGCCTGGGCCACATCGGCCTCGACCGCACCGTCGGCGAGGTGTCCGGCGGCGAGTCGGTGCTGCTGCGGCTGGCCGCGCTGCTGCTGAGCCGGTCCGACGTCCTGCTCCTGGACGAGCCCACCAACAACCTCGACGTGTACGCCCGCAGGCGGCTGTACGCGGCCGTCGAGTCCTGGCCGGGGGTGATGGTCGTGGTCAGCCACGACCGCGAGCTGCTGGAACGGGTCGACCAGATCGCCGACCTGCGGGCCGGCTCGGTCACCTGGTACGGCGGCAACCTCACGGCGTACGAGGAGGCGCTCGCCGTGGAGCAGGAGGCGGCCGAGCGGATGGTCCGGGTCGCCGAGTCCGATCTGCGCAGGCAGAAGCGCGAACTGGCCGACGCCCAGGTCGTCCTGGCCCGGCGCAGGCGCTACGGGCAGAAGATGTACGACACCAAGCGCGAACCCCGTGCGGTGATGAAGCTGCGGGCCCGCACGGCCCAGCAGTCCGCGGGCAAGTACCGCATCATGCACGAGGAGAAGCTCGCCGGTGCGAAGGAGCGGCTCGACGACGCGGTGGAGGCCGTGCGGGACGACGACGAGATCCGCGTCGACCTGCCGTACACGGCCGTACCGCCGGGCCGGACCGTGCTGACCCTGCGGGCGCTGGAGATGGCGTACGGCGCCCGGGTGGCGGGCGGTCTCGATCTGCACGGTCCGGAGCGGATCGCGCTGGTGGGGCGCAACGGCGCGGGCAAGACCACACTGCTGCGCACCGTCGCCGGGGAGCTGGCGCCGGTGGCGGGCGAGGCGACGGCGCACGTGCCGCTGCGGTTCCTGCCACAGCGTCTGGACGTCCTCGACGACACGCTGAGCGTCGCGGAGAACGTGGCCCGGTTCGCGCCCGGCGCCACCGACAACCGGGTCCGGGCGCGGCTGGCGCGCTTCCTGTTCCGGGGCGCCCGCGCCGACCAGCAGGCGGCCACGCTGTCCGGCGGCGAACGCTTCCGGGCGGCGCTGGCGGCGCTGATGCTGGCCGAGCCCGCGCCGCAGCTGCTGATGCTGGACGAGCCGACCAACAACCTCGACATGGCGAGCGTGCGGCAGCTCACCAGCGCGCTGGAGGCGTACGAGGGGGCGCTGCTCGTGGCCAGCCACGACGTGCCGTTCCTGGAGTCGCTCGGCATCACGCGCTGGCTGCTGCTGGAGGAGGGAGAACTGAGGGAAATCACGCCGGACGCTGTCGGGTATTCCGCCTAGCGTCCGTTGGATGAGCGAGTTCATCAGCATCACCGGGGCCAGGGAGAACAACCTCCAGGACGTCACGCTCCGCATCCCGAAGGGCCGGCTGACCGTGTTCACCGGCGTTTCGGGGTCGGGGAAGTCGTCGGTCGTGTTCGACACGATCGCGGTGGAGTCGCGGCGCCAGCTGAACGAGACGTTCACCTGGTTCGTCCGCAACCGGCTGCCCAAGTACGAGCGGCCGCACGCGGACGCCCTGGAGGGCCTGACCCCCGCGATCGTCGTCGACCAGCGGCCGGTCGGGGGCCACTCCCGCTCCACGGTCGGCACGATGACCGACATCCACTCGGTGCTGCGGGTGCTGTTCTCCCGGCACGGCACCCCCGGCGCGGGAGGGGCGACGGCGTACTCCTTCAACGACCCGTCGGGCATGTGCCCCGGCTGCGACGGCCTGGGCCGCAGGGTGCAGCCCGACTGGGAACGGATCCTGGACCCGGCCAGGTCGCTGGCGGACGGGGCGGTCCGTTTCCCGCCGTTCGCGGCCGGGACCTGGCAGGGGCAGACCTACACCAACACCGAGGAGCTGGACACCGGCAAGCCGGTCGGCGACTTCACGGCGGCCGAGCGCGCCTTCCTGATGCGGGGGCGGCCCGGCAGCAAGGTCGCCGTCAGCGGCTCGGGCGGGACATGGAGCACCGAGTACGAGGGACTCGCCGACCGGTTCGAACGGCTGTACCTCAAGCGGGACCTGTCCGGCATGAGCGAGCGGACCCGGGATCTCGTGCGCGGCTTCCTGGTCGAGGCCCGCTGCCCCGACTGCGGCGGGGCCCGGCTGAACGCGGCGGCGCTCGCGACCCGGATCGACGGGCGCTCCATCGCCGACTGCTCCCGGATGCAGATCACCGACCTGATCGCCGTACTGCGGGAGATCGACGACCCGGTGGCCCTGCCGGTGGCGGCCGCCGCGGTGGCCGCGCTGGAGCGGGTGGAGGCGATCGGCCTCGGCTACCTCAGCCTGGACCGGGAGACCGCCACGCTGTCCGGCGGCGAGGGGCAGCGGCTGAAGACCGTGCGGCACCTCGGTTCCAGCCTGACCGGGATGACGTACATCTTCGACGAGCCCAGCGTCGGACTGCACCCGCGTGACGTCGGGCGCCTCGGCGACCTGCTGCTGCGGCTGCGCGACAAGGGCAACACCGTGCTGGTGGTCGAGCACGACCCGGACGTCATCGCGCTGGCCGACCACGTCGTCGACATGGGCCCGCGGGCCGGTGCCGACGGCGGCCGGGTGGTGTTCGAGGGGACGCCGGCCTCCCTGGCCGCGTCGGACACGCTCACCGGGCGGTGCCTGGGGCGGCGTACGGCGGTGAAGGACACGGTCCGCACGGCGACCGGTGAGCTGTGGGTCAAGGGCGCCGAGCGGCACAACCTGCGGGAGGTGACGGTGGCGTTCCCGACCGGGGTGCTCACCGCGGTCACCGGGGTCGCCGGGTCGGGCAAGAGCACGCTGGTCGCGGAGCTGACCGGGGCCCACCCGGACGCCGTGGTCGTCGACCAGTCGGCCATCGGCATCTCCGCCCGCTCCACCCCGGCGACGTACCTCGGGATCATGGACACGGTGCGGAAGGTCTTCGCGCGCGAGACCGGTGCCGAGCCGGGCTTCTTCAGTTTCAACTCGGCCGGGGCGTGCGGGACCTGCGAGGGGCGCGGGACCATCCACACCGACCTCGCCTTCATGGATCCGGTGACCACCACCTGCCACGACTGCGAGGGGCGGCGCTTCCGGGAGGAGGTGCTGCGGCTGACGGTGGACGGCCGGTCGGTCGCCGACGTGCTCGCGATGACCGCCGACCAGGCCCTCGGCTTCTTCTCCGACCCCGGTCTACGCCGTCGGCTGCGCGCCCTGCGCGACGTCGGTCTCACCTACCTCACCCTCGGGCAGCCGCTGTCCACGCTCTCCGGCGGCGAGCGGCAGCGGATCAAGCTGGCGACCCGGCTGCACCGCACCGGCGCGGTCTACGTCCTGGACGAGCCGACCACCGGTCTGCACATGTCGGACGTCGAGGGGCTGCTCGCCCTGCTGGACCGGCTCGTGGACGCCGGCAACACGGTCGTGGTCGTCGAGCACAACCTGGACGTGGTGGCGCACGCCGACCGGGTGATCGACCTGGGCCCGGACGGCGGGCGGGACGGAGGCCGGGTGATCTTCGAGGGCACCCCGCGCGAACTGCTCGCGGCCCGCGGCTCCAGCACCGCCGAGCATCTCAGGAGGGCCACGAGGGGCTGACAGGGGTTCCGCAGGCGCGGGCCCCCGCTGCATGATGGCGCGGACCGGCGCCGGGTCACGGCGCCGGACAGCCGACGTCGACACCCGCCGATCCGCGCCGACACGAAAGGCCCCGCGTGCCCAGCAAGAAGGCCCTCGTCCGCCGCCCCAGCCCCAGGCTCGCCGAAGGACTGGTGACACACGTCGAGCGGGAGAAGGTCGATCACGGCCTGGCCCTCGAACAGTGGGACGCCTACGTCGAGGCCCTCCGAGCGCACGGCTGGGAGACGCTGGAGGTGGACCCGGCCGAGGACTGCCCGGACTCGGTCTTCGTCGAGGACGCCGTCGTCGTGTTCCGCAACGTCGCGCTGATCACGCGGCCCGGCGCCGAGTCGCGGCGCGCGGAGACGGCCGGTGTCGAGGAGGCCGTGGCCCGGCTCGGCTGCTCGGTGAACTGGGTGTGGGAGCCGGGCACCCTGGACGGCGGCGACGTCCTGAAGATCGGCGACACGATCTACGTGGGACGCGGCGGACGGACCAACGCGGCCGGTGTCCAGCAACTGCGGGCGGCGTTCGAGCCACTGGGCGCCCGGGTCGTCGCCGTGCCCGTGAGCAAGGTGCTGCACCTGAAGTCGGCGGTCACCGCGCTGCCGGACGGGACGGTGATCGGGCACGTCCCGCTGACGGACGTGCCCTCGCTGTTCCCCCGTTTCCTGCCGGTGCCGGAGGAGTCGGGGGCACACGTGGTGCTGCTCGGCGGGAGCAGGCTGCTGATGGCGGCGAGCGCGCCGAAGACGGCGGAGCTGCTCGCCGATCTCGGTCACGAGCCGGTGCTCGTCGACATCGGGGAGTTCGAGAAGCTGGAGGGCTGTGTGACGTGCCTCTCGGTCAGGCTGCGCGAGCTGTACGACTGAGCACGGCGCAGGGCGTGCGCCCCGCCCCGGACCTGCGGGTCTCGGGGCCTTGCCGGGTACCGCCGGACGGTGGCTGATCAGCGACCTTTACAGTGCGTTTAACCTACGCTCTCGTAACCTACGGTTTCGTAGCCTACGATCCCGTAGGTTCCCGGCACCGCTCGCCGGTCGCACCGCACTGTCGTACGTCCCCATGGAGTTATTCGTGACGATCGTCTCCCCGCACCTCGGCACTTCCGCAGAATGGACCGACGCCCGGCTGCTCTACGCGCTGGAGGAAGTGGTCGAGCAGGAACTCAACCGGCATCTGCAGGTCGCCAAGGACTGGATGCCGCACGAGTACGTGCCGTGGAGCGACGGCCGGAACTTCCCGGGGATCTTCGAGGACGGCGAGGCCTGGGAGAAGGACCAGTCCAAGGTCACCGAGATCGGCCGGATCGCCCTCGTGGTGAACCTGCTGACGGAGGACAACCTCCCCAGCTACCACCACGAGATCGCCAGCCTCTTCGGCCGCGACGGCGCCTGGGGCACCTGGGTGCACCGCTGGACCGCCGAGGAGGGCCGGCACGGCATCGTGATGCGGGACTACCTGCTCGCCTCGCGGGCGGTCGACCCGGACAAGCTGGAGCAGTTCCGCATGGCCCACATGAGTGAGGGCTTCGAGTCGGACAACCGGCACTCGATGCTGCACTCGGTGGCGTACGTGGC encodes the following:
- a CDS encoding WD40/YVTN/BNR-like repeat-containing protein — protein: MALAGAVCAAALAALTAVPAQAHPRPQWDVKDTGVVDVRFRGLAAVSRHTAWVAGTGGTVLRTTDGGDTWRDVSPPGAGELEFRDIEAFDARRAVVLAIGEGEASRIYRTDDGGATWTESFRNTDARAFYDCLTFFDRRHGLAMSDPVDGRFRILSTGDGGRSWKVLPDAGMPAAQQGEAGFAASGQCLVSAGPSDVWLATGGAARARVLHSADRGRTWTATDAPIPAGDPARGVFALAFRDRAHGLAVGGDYRPGQASPRAAARTSDAGRGWRPADRPPAAYRSGVAWLPHSRTAALAVGPTGTDLTTDGGHTWRTVDTRSYDTVDCTPDLGCWAAGEQGRVARLER
- the ssgD gene encoding spore wall synthesis regulator SsgD, with the translated sequence MSTVIDQPVEARLVAAAPRMPNIPATLHYDRADPFAVRMTFPAPATLEGVEVCWTFSRELLIAGMQEPNGHGDVRVRPYAYDRTVLEFHAPEGTAVIHVRSGELRRFLQAAGELVPVGLEHLQLDLDHELAELMRGSC
- a CDS encoding GOLPH3/VPS74 family protein, with the translated sequence MPNGSLSLPARLCLLAWDPERSSAAETARVHHLVRAGALTELAQRGLLTDDEGIATPADLDSRTGDAVLDGLLELVRESLPHRWRTWVRLHARVTFDAVREQLVAEGYLRAEKKRVLGVFPSVEYVLARAAAARALREEARHLLEGPLPAGEVSERDAALAALAAAAGLGATGGPAGGNRGRDRIAELTRRCAGAGPGLRKIVGEVWDAVSDETARAPVSARG
- a CDS encoding ABC-F family ATP-binding cassette domain-containing protein; this encodes MSTSPTSLTCTSLSFAWPDGTAVFDGLDVAFGPGRTGLVGLNGAGKSTLLKLIAGRLTPADGTVRVAGEVGYLPQNVALDTALRVDEALGIDGRRAALHAIEAGDASEAHFETVGDDWDVEERALATLGELGLGHIGLDRTVGEVSGGESVLLRLAALLLSRSDVLLLDEPTNNLDVYARRRLYAAVESWPGVMVVVSHDRELLERVDQIADLRAGSVTWYGGNLTAYEEALAVEQEAAERMVRVAESDLRRQKRELADAQVVLARRRRYGQKMYDTKREPRAVMKLRARTAQQSAGKYRIMHEEKLAGAKERLDDAVEAVRDDDEIRVDLPYTAVPPGRTVLTLRALEMAYGARVAGGLDLHGPERIALVGRNGAGKTTLLRTVAGELAPVAGEATAHVPLRFLPQRLDVLDDTLSVAENVARFAPGATDNRVRARLARFLFRGARADQQAATLSGGERFRAALAALMLAEPAPQLLMLDEPTNNLDMASVRQLTSALEAYEGALLVASHDVPFLESLGITRWLLLEEGELREITPDAVGYSA
- a CDS encoding ATP-binding cassette domain-containing protein, with the protein product MSEFISITGARENNLQDVTLRIPKGRLTVFTGVSGSGKSSVVFDTIAVESRRQLNETFTWFVRNRLPKYERPHADALEGLTPAIVVDQRPVGGHSRSTVGTMTDIHSVLRVLFSRHGTPGAGGATAYSFNDPSGMCPGCDGLGRRVQPDWERILDPARSLADGAVRFPPFAAGTWQGQTYTNTEELDTGKPVGDFTAAERAFLMRGRPGSKVAVSGSGGTWSTEYEGLADRFERLYLKRDLSGMSERTRDLVRGFLVEARCPDCGGARLNAAALATRIDGRSIADCSRMQITDLIAVLREIDDPVALPVAAAAVAALERVEAIGLGYLSLDRETATLSGGEGQRLKTVRHLGSSLTGMTYIFDEPSVGLHPRDVGRLGDLLLRLRDKGNTVLVVEHDPDVIALADHVVDMGPRAGADGGRVVFEGTPASLAASDTLTGRCLGRRTAVKDTVRTATGELWVKGAERHNLREVTVAFPTGVLTAVTGVAGSGKSTLVAELTGAHPDAVVVDQSAIGISARSTPATYLGIMDTVRKVFARETGAEPGFFSFNSAGACGTCEGRGTIHTDLAFMDPVTTTCHDCEGRRFREEVLRLTVDGRSVADVLAMTADQALGFFSDPGLRRRLRALRDVGLTYLTLGQPLSTLSGGERQRIKLATRLHRTGAVYVLDEPTTGLHMSDVEGLLALLDRLVDAGNTVVVVEHNLDVVAHADRVIDLGPDGGRDGGRVIFEGTPRELLAARGSSTAEHLRRATRG
- the ddaH gene encoding dimethylargininase: MPSKKALVRRPSPRLAEGLVTHVEREKVDHGLALEQWDAYVEALRAHGWETLEVDPAEDCPDSVFVEDAVVVFRNVALITRPGAESRRAETAGVEEAVARLGCSVNWVWEPGTLDGGDVLKIGDTIYVGRGGRTNAAGVQQLRAAFEPLGARVVAVPVSKVLHLKSAVTALPDGTVIGHVPLTDVPSLFPRFLPVPEESGAHVVLLGGSRLLMAASAPKTAELLADLGHEPVLVDIGEFEKLEGCVTCLSVRLRELYD
- a CDS encoding acyl-ACP desaturase, producing the protein MTIVSPHLGTSAEWTDARLLYALEEVVEQELNRHLQVAKDWMPHEYVPWSDGRNFPGIFEDGEAWEKDQSKVTEIGRIALVVNLLTEDNLPSYHHEIASLFGRDGAWGTWVHRWTAEEGRHGIVMRDYLLASRAVDPDKLEQFRMAHMSEGFESDNRHSMLHSVAYVAFQELATRISHRNTGHQSGDPVCDRMLARIATDENLHMVFYRNLLKAAFELAPDLTMQAVRDVVVNFRMPGHGMPGFERAAAQMAIGEVYNLRIHHDDVIQPVLRFLKVMEIDGLGPDGQAAQEELGLYMGGLDAEAAKFDEKLAARKARMAARAAG